The Xanthocytophaga agilis genome has a window encoding:
- a CDS encoding RNA polymerase sigma-70 factor yields the protein MKDECLIRSAFAQNTKKGCELLFRRYYANLCNHALRFVHSREVAEDIVAEVFAVFIQNRTFEQITYSYRAYLYKSVRHRAYNYLKWNVNRTAPLDGINMQAVTSAYNPFETLHFNELYAHVEQVVEQLPAQCRRAYVLKRVEGKSLEEIATELEITSKSVEALITRALSRLRSKLKNHCFM from the coding sequence ATGAAAGATGAATGTTTAATTCGGTCAGCTTTTGCCCAAAATACAAAGAAGGGTTGTGAGCTTTTGTTTCGAAGATACTACGCCAACCTGTGTAATCATGCCTTGCGGTTTGTACACTCCAGAGAGGTGGCGGAAGATATAGTCGCTGAAGTGTTCGCTGTTTTTATACAAAACAGAACATTTGAGCAAATTACGTATTCATATCGTGCCTACCTCTACAAGTCTGTACGGCATCGTGCTTACAATTACCTCAAATGGAATGTAAATCGTACAGCTCCACTGGATGGCATCAATATGCAGGCAGTAACTTCTGCCTACAATCCCTTTGAAACATTGCACTTCAATGAACTATATGCACATGTAGAACAGGTGGTAGAGCAGCTTCCTGCACAATGCCGCCGGGCATATGTCCTCAAACGAGTAGAAGGTAAAAGCCTTGAAGAGATTGCCACAGAACTGGAGATTACTTCAAAGTCAGTAGAAGCGCTGATTACACGTGCTCTATCCCGGCTTCGCAGTAAGCTTAAAAATCACTGTTTTATGTAG